One genomic window of Cannabis sativa cultivar Pink pepper isolate KNU-18-1 chromosome 2, ASM2916894v1, whole genome shotgun sequence includes the following:
- the LOC115718955 gene encoding pheophorbidase isoform X3 — MEIRKIMSGSNSNDNNNNKEEQQFHFVLVHGAGHGGWCWYKIRTLLEAAGHKVTCLDLKCSGIDPTDFNTVFTFADYNQPLTSFISSLPPNHKVIVVGHSAGGKSVTDVIHKFADKVHIAIYVAAVMVNTISTKQLENADSVEFIYGLGLDQPPTGFMVKPEFRCQLLYNESPLEDFTLASMLLRPSPARPLIKVVEEGSCDENAVVVPRVFIKTMKDKIFKQEDQEEMIRQWPPSKVFAIHESDHSPFFSTPDVLFSLLLEAATSIKIP; from the exons ATGGAGATAAGGAAGATAATGAGTGGTTCAAAtagtaatgataataataataataaggaagAGCAGCAATTTCATTTCGTGCTAGTCCATGGAGCTGGTCACGGAGGGTGGTGTTGGTACAAGATTCGGACTCTGCTTGAGGCTGCTGGGCACAAGGTCACATGCCTTGACCTTAAGTGCTCAGGCATCGATCCCACCGATTTCAATACTGTCTTCACTTTCGCCGATTATAATCAACCTCTTACCTCTTTCATCTCCTCTCTTCCCCCAAATCACAAG GTGATAGTGGTGGGTCATAGCGCTGGGGGTAAATCTGTCACGGATGTCATACACAAATTTGCTGACAAAGTCCACATCGCCATATACGTGGCTGCTGTTATGGTCAATACAATTTCAACCAAGCAA CTTGAAAACGCTGATTCAGTTGAGTTCATATATGGACTTGGACTGGACCAACCTCCAACTGGGTTCATGGTTAAGCCTGAATTTCGATGCCAACTTCTGTACAATGAGAGCCCCCTAgag GATTTCACACTGGCATCAATGTTGCTGAGGCCATCACCAGCAAGGCCTTTGATAAAAGTAGTGGAAGAGGGGAGTTGTGATGAAAATGCAGTAGTGGTGCCTAGAGTGTTTATAAAGACAATGAAAGACAAAATATTCAAGCAAGAGGATCAAGAGGAAATGATAAGGCAATGGCCACCCTCCAAAGTGTTTGCTATTCATGAAAGTGATCACTCACCATTTTTCTCAACCCCAGATGTGCTTTTCTCCCTTCTCCTTGAAGCAGCCACTTCCATCAAAATCccataa
- the LOC115718955 gene encoding pheophorbidase isoform X1, which translates to MLQRILVIIKVITQLEIRHRRLEVDMEIRKIMSDSNSYDNNNNKEEQQFHFVLVHGAGHGGWCWYKIRTLLEAAGHKVTCLDLKCSGIDPTDFNTVFTFADYNQPLTSFMSSLPPNHKVIVVGHSAGGKSVTDVIHKFADKVHIAIYVAAVMVNTISTKQLENADSVEFIYGLGLDQPPTGFMVKPEFRCQLLYNESPLEDFTLASMLLRPSPARPLIKVVEEGSCDENAVVVPRVFIKTMKDKIFKQEDQEEMIRQWPPSKVFAIHESDHSPFFSTPDVLFSLLLEAATSIKIP; encoded by the exons ATGCTCCAAAGAATATTGGTAATCATAAAAGTCATTACTCAATTAGAGATAAGGCATAGGCGATTAGAAGTAGACATGGAGATAAGGAAGATAATGAGTGATTCAAATAgttatgataataataataataaggaagAGCAGCAATTTCATTTCGTGCTAGTCCATGGAGCTGGCCATGGAGGGTGGTGTTGGTACAAGATTCGGACTCTGCTTGAGGCTGCTGGGCACAAGGTCACATGCCTTGACCTTAAGTGCTCAGGCATCGATCCCACCGATTTCAATACTGTCTTCACTTTCGCCGATTATAATCAGCCTCTTACCTCTTTCATGTCCTCTCTCCCCCCAAATCACAAG GTGATAGTGGTGGGTCATAGCGCTGGGGGTAAATCTGTCACGGATGTCATACACAAATTTGCTGACAAAGTCCACATCGCCATATACGTGGCTGCTGTTATGGTCAATACAATTTCAACCAAGCAA CTTGAAAACGCTGATTCAGTTGAGTTCATATATGGACTTGGACTGGACCAACCTCCAACTGGGTTCATGGTTAAGCCTGAATTTCGATGCCAACTTCTGTACAATGAGAGCCCCCTAgag GATTTCACACTGGCATCAATGTTGCTGAGGCCATCACCAGCAAGGCCTTTGATAAAAGTAGTGGAAGAGGGGAGTTGTGATGAAAATGCAGTAGTGGTGCCTAGAGTGTTTATAAAGACAATGAAAGACAAAATATTCAAGCAAGAGGATCAAGAGGAAATGATAAGGCAATGGCCACCCTCCAAAGTGTTTGCTATTCATGAAAGTGATCACTCACCATTTTTCTCAACCCCAGATGTGCTTTTCTCCCTTCTCCTTGAAGCAGCCACTTCCATCAAAATCccataa
- the LOC115718955 gene encoding pheophorbidase isoform X2, producing the protein MEIRKIMSGSNSNDNNNNKEEQQFHFVLVHGAGHGGWCWYKIRTLLEAAGHKVTCLDLKCSGIDPTDFNTVFTFADYNQPLTSFISSLPPNHKVIVVGHSAGGKSVTDVIHKFADKVHIAIYVAAFMINIGNSASTNEHLSKQLGDANAYELIYGLGLDQPPTGIIVKPELRRQLLYNESPVEDFTLASMLLRPSPARAYMDVTQEGSCDVNSVPRVFIRTMKDNLFKQENQEKMIKQWPPSKVFAIHESDHCPFFSTPDVLFALLLEVANSIKNP; encoded by the exons ATGGAGATAAGGAAGATAATGAGTGGTTCAAAtagtaatgataataataataataaggaagAGCAGCAATTTCATTTCGTGCTAGTCCATGGAGCTGGTCACGGAGGGTGGTGTTGGTACAAGATTCGGACTCTGCTTGAGGCTGCTGGGCACAAGGTCACATGCCTTGACCTTAAGTGCTCAGGCATCGATCCCACCGATTTCAATACTGTCTTCACTTTCGCCGATTATAATCAACCTCTTACCTCTTTCATCTCCTCTCTTCCCCCAAATCACAAG GTAATAGTGGTGGGGCATAGCGCTGGGGGTAAGTCTGTAACGGATGTCATACACAAATTTGCTGACAAAGTCCATATCGCCATATACGTGGCTGCTTTTATGATCAATATTGGTAATTCAGCTTCAACCAATGAACATTTATCAAAGCAA CTAGGAGATGCTAATGCATATGAGTTGATATATGGACTTGGATTGGACCAGCCTCCAACCGGGATCATAGTTAAGCCTGAACTTCGCCGCCAACTTCTATACAATGAGAGCCCTGTTGAg GATTTCACACTGGCATCAATGTTGCTGAGGCCATCACCAGCAAGGGCTTACATGGACGTAACCCAAGAGGGGAGTTGTGATGTAAACTCAGTGCCAAGAGTGTTTATAAGGACAATGAAAGATAACCTATTCAAGCAAGAGAATCAAGAGAAAATGATAAAGCAATGGCCACCATCCAAAGTGTTTGCTATTCATGAAAGTGATCACTGCCCTTTTTTCTCAACACCGGATGTGCTTTTTGCCCTTCTCCTTGAAGTAGCCAATTCCATCAAAAAcccataa
- the LOC133028963 gene encoding methylesterase 18-like — translation MEIRKIMSGSNSNDNNNNKEEQQFHFVLVHGAGHGGWCWYKIRTLLEAAGHKVTCLDLKCSGIDPTDFNTVFTFADYNQPLTSFISSLPPNHKVIVVGTIAAIFGA, via the exons ATGGAGATAAGGAAGATAATGAGTGGTTCAAAtagtaatgataataataataataaggaagAGCAGCAATTTCATTTCGTGCTAGTCCATGGAGCTGGCCATGGAGGGTGGTGTTGGTACAAGATTCGGACTCTGCTTGAGGCTGCTGGGCACAAGGTCACATGCCTTGACCTTAAGTGCTCAGGCATCGATCCCACCGATTTCAATACTGTCTTCACTTTCGCCGATTATAATCAACCTCTTACCTCTTTCATCTCCTCTCTTCCCCCAAATCACAAG GTAATAGTGGTGGggactattgccgctatttttgGAGCTTGA
- the LOC115718669 gene encoding methylesterase 17-like: MGEREGESESNNNNDNNNGKGSGLEFVLVHGSSHGGWCWYKIRTLLETSGHKVTCLDLKASGIDSSDPNTILTFDHYNQPLTNFMASLPPNQKVVLVGHSAGGLSLTDAIHKYGEKIHVAVYVAANMLKYGFSTDQDRKDGEPDLSEYGDVSELIYGLGPDQTPTSVIIKPQFQSMLMYNTSPIEDSTLAKMVVRPAPLRAFQDATFVEGPCSDSVRRVYIKTLQDRVIKQEQQDAMIRRWPPSQIFLSDTDHSPAFSNPRGLVRLLLQAANGVN; the protein is encoded by the exons ATGGGTGAAAGGGAAGGAGAAAgtgaaagtaataataataatgataataataatgggAAGGGTTCAGGACTAGAATTTGTGCTAGTCCATGGATCAAGCCATGGAGGTTGGTGCTGGTACAAGATCCGGACTCTGCTTGAAACATCCGGTCACAAAGTCACATGCCTTGACCTTAAAGCCTCAGGCATAGACTCTTCTGATCCAAACACCATTTTAACTTTCGATCATTATAATCAGCCTCTCACCAATTTTATGGCCTCCTTACCACCCAACCAAAAG GTAGTACTGGTGGGACATAGCGCTGGAGGGCTAAGCCTTACGGATGCAATACACAAATATGGTGAGAAAATTCATGTGGCTGTGTATGTTGCTGCCAACATGTTGAAGTACGGCTTTTCTACGGATCAAGATAGAAAGGAC GGGGAGCCTGATCTATCTGAATACGGAGATGTTAGTGAGCTCATATACGGGCTTGGGCCAGACCAAACTCCAACCAGTGTCATCATAAAGCCTCAATTTCAGAGTATGCTTATGTATAATACCAGCCCTATTGAG GACTCGACATTGGCGAAAATGGTGGTAAGGCCAGCACCGTTGAGGGCTTTCCAAGATGCTACATTCGTGGAAGGGCCGTGCTCGGATAGCGTGAGACGAGTGTACATTAAGACATTGCAGGACCGAGTCATAAAGCAAGAGCAACAAGATGCTATGATCCGCCGATGGCCACCTTCCCAAATTTTTCTTTCTGATACTGATCATAGCCCTGCTTTCTCCAATCCTCGAGGACTTGTTCGTCTTTTACTTCAAGCAGCCAACGGTGTTAATTAG
- the LOC133034354 gene encoding uncharacterized protein LOC133034354: protein MDSSVFVPVLYDGVWTLEGLNWVFDSSKSRTLILDIDCTLKKLHEVLHEELEVDPLVFELKLEVLYMYMKGTKFPPEVLVKDSQLRVFLSMKAKMSVDNLLPLFVTKVKKNVNLEPTSRNVTPRNEFDAPFYNNDRVVDLGGDNDVATEVPPLRIELTPRTQVERQRRPHRSENHQTPITSSNRPSPSNSTPISEFEVSTKFKPLMWTRKT from the exons ATGG ATTCATCTGTATTTGTGCCTGTACTGTATGATGGCGTTTGGACTTTGGAGGGTTTGAACTGGGTATTTGATTCCTCAAAAAGTAGGACATTGATATTGGACATTGACTGTACACTGAAAAAGTTGCATGAAGTTTTGCATGAGGAGTTGGAGGTGGACCCCTTGGTGTTTGAATTGAAGTTAGAAGTTCTTTACATGTACATGAAAGGCACTAAGTTTCCACCTGAGGTTTTAGTGAAAGATAGTCAACTACGAGTGTTCTTGAGCATGAAGGCAAAAATGAGTGTGGACAACTTGTTGCCACTATTTGTGACTAAGGTGAAGAAGAATGTGAATTTGGAGCCTACTTCCCGGAATGTAACCCCTAGAA ATGAGTTCGATGCTCCCTTTTACAACAATGATCGTGTGGTTGATTTAGGTGGGGATAATGATGTGGCTACAGAGGTACCTCCCCTGAGGATAGAACTAACTCCTAGAACCCAAGTAGAGCGACAAAGAAGACCCCACCGTAGTGAGAATCACCAAACACCAATAACTAGTAGCAATCGGCCAAGTCCTTCTAATAGTACTCCTATATCTGAATTTGAAGTTTCTACTAAATTCAAACCACTTATGTGGACAAGGAAGACATAG
- the LOC115713453 gene encoding uncharacterized protein LOC115713453: MEIKGKKKALCDMFEVTVFHNEHTCNLDSRHSDHRQAAPWVIGHIIKNKYTSDGSNYKAKDIQRDMFDEYGIKMSYEKAWRCRERQLCTRGNNPDTITDIVSEDNRFKYCFWSLDACRKGFKYCRPVISIDGTFLKTNENHDSWKYFLRKLKEAIGPVENLMFISDRHQSIEHAVDVVFPEACHCACFKHITMNVNHKFKTDVCNKQIWLAAYAWNKTECDRHFEVLKQMDPAIATYVEQIGFEKWARPYCPGDQYNIMTSNGYESFNKVTKNSRKYPVTILVDFIRFTLQNWFASRLEKASKCATPLATTFENDLKDQHKDGMFRSVLRNGAQLFNVGTSPQGERGGDVNLVERTCTCGLFQMLKIPCPHACAAVSQNVSVYTLCSPYYTKETWKKTYDATINIVGEEDEWVLPEHIKNIRIGVPVEKKPVGRPRKSNAGRRPTKRRPSSGQVVVEPRHCSLCHGSGHNRATCKARV, encoded by the exons atggagattaaGGGGAAGAAGAAGGCACTTTGTGACATGTTTGAGGTTACTGTGTTTCACaacgaacacacatgtaacttggATTCTAGACATTCTGATCACCGGCAAGCAGCACCGTGGGTCATTGGTCACattattaagaacaagtacacaTCAGATGGATCTAACTACAAGGCaaaagacatacagagggatATGTTTGATGAATATGGCATCAAGATGAGTtatgagaaagcttggagatGTAGAGAGAGACAGTTATGTACAAGAGGG AATAATCCAGACACTATTACTGACATTGTCAGCGAGGATAACcggttcaagtactgtttcTGGTCACTCGATGCTTGTAGGAAGGGATTTAAGTATTGTCGTCCTGTGATTAGTATCGACGGAACattcttgaagacgaa TGAGAATCATGACTCTTGGAAGTATTTCTTGCGAAAGTTGAAGGAAGCCATTGGTCCGGTTGAAAATCTTATGTTCAtatcggataggcatcaaagcattgaacatGCTGTTGATGTTGTTTTCCCAGAAGCATGCCACTGTGCATGCTTCAAGCATATTACTATGAATGTCAATCACAAGTTTAAGACTGATGTatgcaacaagcaaatatgGCTTGCAGCTTACGCATGGAACAAGACGGAATGTGATAGGCATTTTGAGGTGCTGAAACAGATGGACCCTGCCATTGCTACATACGTCGAGCAAATAGGGTTTGAAAAGTGGGCTCGTCCTTATTGTCCAGGCGATCAGTACAACATAATGACAAGCAACGGCTATGAAAGCTTCAACAAGGTGACGAAGAATTCGAGAAAATATCCAGTAACTATTTTGGTTGACTTCATCAGGTTCACACTTCAAAATTGGTTTGCTTCTCGTCTCGAAAAGGCTAGTAAGTGCGCTACTCCTTTGGCTACTACTTTTGAAAATGATTTAAAGGATCAACACAAAGATGGTATGTTCAGGAGTGTCCTTCGTAATGGTGCCCAATTGTTCAACGTTGGTACGAGTCCTCAAGGTGagagaggtggtgatgtgaactTAGTGGAGAGAACATGCACTTGCGGACTTTTCCAAATGCTGAAAATCCCTTGTCCACATGCATGTGCCGCAGTTAGTCAGAATGTGAGCGTGTACACACTTTGCTCTCCATATTACACTAAAGAAACGTGGAAGAAAACCTACGATGCCACAATTAATATTGTTGGCGAGGAGGATGAGTGGGTACTACCGGAACATATCAAGAACATAAGAATCGGGGTACCAGTGGAGAAAAAACCAGTAGGTCGGCCTAGGAAGAGCAATGCAGGTAGAAGACCGACGAAGCGTCGACCGTCTAGTGGTCAGGTGGTAGTGGAACCTCGTCATTGTTCGCTATGTCACGGTTCAGGGCACAACAGAGCTACATGCAAAGCTCGAGTTTGA
- the LOC115725570 gene encoding uncharacterized protein LOC115725570, with product MFWNMCEGDRSKIKWDESVMSYVQGIPHRYLPCWEKQEYIYFVLHLPKERHWVAVEVDIENWEIIVYDSDIGATVEAAMESYLKPYSELFANLIRDSGYFQYNNYVHPVELGDLSQLLPLHYRRATSEVVPQTNGSGNCGVYAMEHIEHLMLDRSLEHVHDDNMLTFRHRWCVDLFYQNLTW from the exons ATGTTTTGGAATATGTGTGAGGGTGACAGGAGCAAGATCAAATGGGATGAGAGCGTCATGAGCTACGTGCAGGGGATACCGCACAGATACTTGCCATGTTGGGAGAAGCAGGAGTACATATACTTTGTGTTGCACCTTCCCAAAGAGCGCCACTGGGTGGCAGTTGAGGTGGATATCGAGAACTGGGAGATCATTGTATATGATTCCGATATCGGTGCCACCGTTGAGGCAGCCATGGAGTCATATTTGAAGCCTTACAGCGAGCTCTTTGCAAATCTAATTCGAGATAGCGGTTATTTCCAATACAACAATTATGTACATCCGGTGGAGTTGGGCGATCTCAgtcagctcctacccctccatTATAGACGAGCTACCTCGGAGGTTGTACCACAAACGAACGGCAG tggcaaTTGTGGAGTGTATGCCATGGAGCACATTGAGCACTTGATGCTGGATCGTTCGTTGGAGCATGTGCATGATGATAACATGCTCACCTTTAGACATAGGTGGTGTGTGGACCTATTTTACCAGAACTTAACGTGGTAG
- the LOC133034355 gene encoding uncharacterized protein LOC133034355, whose product MLKLVENEEKFFEYPWGLLSYQKLLSSTAKSMTDLRKNYLDKSTKDKKKGKKEKKITQPEAKYNVYGYAPALQYWAFEVMQDLGKKYGQCRGTRFPRMLNWSTPNTVTKHDVKQPDVATLFEKRMVVLQILYPRNWEVDYWKSNCEGEVPTVEMGLDEVEETQVGAQDSTAFQTQAERVADYVKKSKIIPPSPPKEAPDASTSATVPPTPATVPPSSAPANDSNYLLLAKRLEKVEAQQVAILTAQTEMKADFKRSQKEMKNLIMDQIATVISLLQKQPSEPTQPSWRHGNRTPHHRTRRAITDGTSITADI is encoded by the exons ATGCTGAAGTTGGTAGAAAACGAGGAGAAGTTCTTCGAATATCCGTGGGGCCTTCTTTCATATCAGAAGTTGTTGTCATCCACAGCCAAAAGTATGACTGACCTGAGGAAGAACTACCTTGATAAATCTACTAAGGAtaagaagaaagggaagaagGAGAAAAAAATTACTCAACCAGAGGCGAAGTACAATGTCTACGGATATGCACCGGCGCTACAATACTGGGCCTTTGAGGTGATGCAGGATTTGGGGAAGAAGTACGGGCAGTGCAGAGGGACTAGATTCCCTCGAATGTTGAATTGGAGCACCCCCAACACAGTTACGAAACATGATGTCAAGCAACCTGATGTCGCTACCCTATTCGAGAAGAGG ATGGTTGTTCTTCAAATTCTGTATCCTAGGAATTGGGAGGTGGACTATTGGAAGAGCAATTGTGAGGGTGAGGTCCCCACGGTGGAAATGGGGTTGGATGAGGTCGAAGAAACGCAAGTCGGGGCGCAAGATTCGACCGCATTCCagacccaagccgaacgggtgGCGGATTATGTGAAAAAGTCCAAAATTATTCCACCATCCCCACCCAAAGAAGCACCAGACGCCTCCACATCTGCCACCGTGCCCCCAACGCCTGCCACTGTGCCCCCAAGCTCTGCTCCAGCCAATGACTCGAACTACCTCTTGTTGGCTAAGAGGTTGGAGAAGGTAGAAGCGCAACAAGTTGCGATTCTCACTGCCCAGACTGAGATGAAGGCTGACTTCAAGAGAAGTCAGAAAGAGATGAAGAATCTTATCATGGATCAAATTGCGACCGTGATAAGTTTGTTACAGAAGCAGCCTTCGGAGCCGACACAACCATCGTGGCGGCACGGCAATCGGACCCCACACCATCGGACACGGCGAGCCATTACGGACGGTACATCCATCACCGCCGacatatga
- the LOC133034356 gene encoding uncharacterized protein LOC133034356, which translates to MRFICDLLCDFTDIRNFQVLPTRPTRDPLQAQSTNQMAPELILPLAEHFPGRITYRGNGYFASIKAKFEAFNLTERVKETPFGVFWNANELKFSGVIVHQLLLRKMKVSEVKNDEVWFYVGKTEARFGRSEFGLITGLKMSGGPSTEELNTLCEYDRIFRDYLTNAKRVTFKTTLASF; encoded by the exons ATGCGATTTATTTGCGACTTATTGTGCGATTTTACTGACATCAGAAATTTCCAAGTGTTACCCACACGACCCACACGAGACCCACTCCAAGCACAATCCACGAACCAG ATGGCTCCAGAACTCATTCTCCCCTTGGCTGAGCATTTTCCTGGGCGTATCACTTACCGAGGAAATGGGTACTTTGCTTCTATTAAAGCAAAGTTTGAAGCCTTTAACCTGACCGAGAGGGTGAAGGAAACTCCTTTTGGAGTTTTTTGGAATGCGAATGAACTGAAATTCTCCGGGGTGATTGTGCATCAACTACTGTTGAGGAAAATGAAAGTGAGTGAGGTAAAGAATGATGAAGTGTGGTTTTACGTGGGTAAAACCGAGGCCAGATTTGGaagatctgagtttggattgatTACGGGACTGAAGATGAGCGGTGGCCCCTCGACTGAAGAATTGAATACACTATGTGAGTACGATCGGATATTTCGGGACTACCTCACTAATGCCAAACGGGTCACTTTCAAAACCACTTTGGCTAGCTTTTGA